From the genome of Podospora pseudoanserina strain CBS 124.78 chromosome 7 map unlocalized CBS124.78p_7.2, whole genome shotgun sequence, one region includes:
- a CDS encoding uncharacterized protein (COG:U; EggNog:ENOG503NUWN) yields the protein MRSPSSFAVLAAALAQAHAQYLVNDLSFGYGPRIAPEGQHQIPNYGMQGRPGLPELLSNKIILTPVAPGNQRGAVWSSNQLNQQNWIADVEFRANGPERGGGNLNIWLARDGAHVIGTESIYTVGRFDGLALVIDQHSGSGGMLRGFLNDGTTDYRSQHNVDSLAFGQCSFGYRNLGRPTQIKIRQTDQKFSIEVAGRPCLESDKIRLPPGYNVGITAASADTPDSFEVFKLVVLTDDSHHYGGSDNTQHHDSYASHQENTHQQDQHYQQQQQQEDPKRKMNFGRGGQAKIEDPYDNVIPDQDASTISTQQAQFADLHNRVQSINHHLSSIFRTLGQNHGVGEQRHAELSSMINDVKNFLHRLDKLDVLEHRMGDVERELRSLRSELSGKLRESENAIKYHVSDKHEALHEHVKEHAGTGHTKLILVIILSQAVLAGAFYMYKKRKSSPKKYL from the exons ATGCGCTCGCCATCGAGCTTCGCCGTGCTCGCTGCGGCTTTGGCCCAGGCGCATGCGCAGTATCTTGTCAATGACCTCAGTTTTGGTTATGGCCCCAG AATAGCTCCCGAGGGGCAGCACCAGATCCCAAACTATGGAATGCAAGGCCGACCTGGTCTTCCGGAATTGCTCTCCAACAAAATCATCCTTACGCCAGTAGCCCCTGGTAACCAACGCGGTGCTGTCTGGTCTTCAAATCAGCTCAACCAGCAGAACTGGATCGCCGATGTCGAGTTTCGTGCGAACGGTCCGgagcggggtggtggtaacCTCAACATCTGGCTGGCAAGGGACGGTGCCCATGTGATCGGGACCGAGAGCATCTACACAGTCGGCAGGTTCGATGGTCTGGCTCTGGTGATCGACCAGCACAGCGGGTCTGGCGGTATGCTTCGCGGCTTCCTCAACGACGGCACCACCGACTATAGGTCCCAGCACAACGTAGACAGCCTGGCTTTTGGTCAGTGCAGCTTTGGTTACCGGAACCTCGGCCGTCCCACCCAGATCAAGATTCGGCAAACCGACCAGAAATTCAGCATCGAAGTTGCCGGGCGCCCATGCCTCGAGAGCGACAAGATCCGCCTTCCTCCCGGATACAACGTCGGTATCACTGCCGCCTCCGCCGATACGCCTGATTCCTTCGAGGTGTTCAAGCTTGTTGTTTTGACCGACGACAGCCATCATTATGGCGGTTCTGACAACACCCAGCACCACGACAGCTATGCATCCCATCAGGAGAACACCCACCAGCAAGACCAACAttaccagcagcaacaacagcaggaGGATcccaagaggaagatgaactTTGGCCGCGGAGGTCAGGCCAAGATCGAGGATCCCTATGACAACGTAATTCCCGACCAAGATGCGTCCACCATTTCCACTCAGCAAGCCCAGTTTGCCGATCTGCACAACCGTGTCCAGAGCATCAACCACCATttgtcctccatcttccgCACTCTTGGCCAGAACCACGGTGTCGGGGAGCAACGCCATGCCGAGCTCTCATCCATGATCAACGATGTCAAGAacttcctccaccgcctggACAAGCTTGACGTTCTGGAGCATCGTATGGGAGATGTCGAGCGCGAATTGAGATCTCTTCGGAGTGAGCTCAGCGGAAAGTTGAGGGAGAGCGAGAACGCCATCAAGTACCACGTCAGTGACAAGCATGAGGCGCTGCATGAGCATGTCAAGGAGCACGCCGGGACTGGACACACCAAGCTGATTTTGGTGATTATTCTGAGCCAGGCGGTGTTGGCCGGTGCATTTTACATGTAtaagaagaggaagagctcGCCAAAAAAGTACCTTTAG
- the ALG8 gene encoding glycosyl transferase (EggNog:ENOG503NTZF; CAZy:GT57; COG:G), translating to MGEIYPTLAQCAVVAAAFKILLFPAYKSTDFEVHRNWLAITNSLPLWEWYYEKTSEWTLDYPPFFAYFEWIMSQVAKLADPAMLRVRNLEYASWETVYFQRLTVIITELLLVYALQLFVDSSHGTSKRAAQAAAFSILLSPGLLIIDHIHFQYNGCMYGILIWSLILARKKSTLLWSGLLFAALLCMKHIYLYLAPAYFVFLLRAYCLSPKSIFRIQFLNCVKLGGGIAAIFGVAFGPFALKGQIPQILSRLFPFSRGLCHAYWAPNVWAIYSFVDRVLIVLAPRIGLSVKSGALQSVTRGLVGDTAFAVLPDITPQVCFASTLIFQVIPLVRLFGQPSWDTFIGAVTLCGYASFLFGWHVHEKAILLVIIPFSLIALRDRRYLGAFRPLAVAGHVSLFPLLFTPAEFPIKTAYTIFWLILFLMAFDRLAPASSRPRFFLFDRFSTLYITVSIPLILYCSLLHGIIFGRSYEFLPLMFTSSYSAIGVVGSWVGFLVVYFTS from the exons ATGGGAGAGATCTATCCTACTCTTGCGCAATGCGCCGTAGTGGCTGCCGCATTCAAGATCTTGTTGTTCCCAGCATA CAAATCGACTGATTTCGAAGTCCACCGAAACTGgctcgccatcaccaacagcctgCCATTATGGGAGTGGTACTACGAAAAGACGTCCGAATGGACGCTCGACTACCCTCCGTTCTTTGCATACTTTGAATGGATCATGTCACAGGTCGCGAAGCTGGCCGACCCGGCCATGCTGAGGGTGCGCAATCTCGAATACGCTAGCTGGGAGACGGTATACTTTCAGAGGCTCACTGTGATTATCACGGAACTTCTTTTGGTCTACGCTCTCCAATT ATTTGTGGACTCAAGCCATGGCACATCGAAGCGCGCGGCCCAGGCGGCTGCCTTTTCTATCCTGTTGTCACCAGGTCTCCTTATTATCGATCACATTCACTTCCAGTACAACGGGTGCATGTACGGCATCCTCATTTGGTCCCTGATTTTGGCTAGGAAGAAGTCGACCTTACTGTGGAGCGGCCTGTTGTTTGCGGCGCTGCTGTGCATGAAGCACATCTACCTCTACCTCGCGCCGGCATACTTTGTCTTCCTGCTCAGAGCCTACTGCCTTTCTCCGAAGTCGATATTCCGGATTCAGTTTCTCAACTGCGTGAAGCTGGGCGGAGGAATTGCGGCCATCTTTGGGGTGGCGTTTGGTCCGTTCGCTCTCAAGGGGCAGATCCCCCAGATCTTGAGCCGGCTGTTCCCCTTTTCTCGGGGTCTATGCCATGCTTACTGGGCGCCAAACGTGTGGGCCATCTATTCGTTTGTGGACCGAGTCTTGATCGTCCTCGCGCCCAGAATTGGTTTGTCGGTCAAGAGCGGCGCGCTCCAAAGCGTCACCCGTGGCTTGGTCGGAGACACTGCGTTTGCCGTCCTTCCTGACATCACGCCACAGGTGTGCTTCGCCTCGACTTTGATCTTCCAGGTCATTCCTCTTGTGAGGCTGTTTGGTCAACCCTCGTGGGATACCTTTATTGGAGCTGTCACGCTGTGCGGTTATGCTTCCTTCCTGTTCGGATGGCACGTCCACGAGAAAGCCATCCTCCTGGTCATCATACCATTCAGCCTCATTGCTCTCAGGGACAGACGCTATCTTGGTGCCTTCCGGCCACTGGCTGTTGCGGGACATGTTTCACTGTTCCCGCTCTTGTTCACACCGGCCGAGTTCCCGATCAAGACCGCATACACCATTTTCTGGTTGATCCTGTTCCTGATGGCATTCGACCGTCTCGCACCTGCATCGTCCCGGCCGAGGTTCTTTTTGTTTGACCGCTTCAGCACGCTCTACATCACAGTGAGCATCCCGCTCATCCTGTACTGCTCGCTGCTGCACGGGATCATTTTCGGCAGAAGTTACGAGTTTCTCCCTCTCATGTTCACCAGTTCGTACTCGGCTATAGGAGTTGTCGGAAGCTGGGTGGGCTTTTTGGTGGTTTACTTCACCTCATAG